The Acinetobacter wuhouensis genome includes the window TTATTCAGCGCCCTATAAGACAGGCGATATTGTTTTTCATACCTCCAAATCTGCACAAAGCCAAGTGATTCAAAAGGCAACGCATTCACCCTATAGCCATATGGGGCTGATTGTAAATAAGCAAGGGCAGACTTGGGTATTGGAAGCTATACAGCCTGTGAAATATACACCATTAAAACAATGGGTTGATCGTGGGATAAATAAAAGCTATGTGGTAAAGCGTTTTAAATCGGGTTTGACGCTAAGTCAGCAAAATAAATTAGTTAAAGATGCAGAGGCATATTTAAATAAACCGTATGACATCTATTTTGAATGGAATGATGATGCGATTTACTGTTCTGAAATTGTGTGGAAAGCCTATAAAGGTGCGTTGGGAATAGAATTAGCCTCCTTAGCGCAATTAAAAAGTTTTGATCTTACTGATCCAAGTGTGAAAGCATTGATGAAACAGCGTTATGGGCAAAAAATTCCTTTAGATGAAAAGGTGATTGCACCAAGTGCTATTTTTAATTCTAAGCAATTAATTACGGTTCAATGATGTTTAAGAAAATTGATTTGAGTGTTATTTAAAATAATAGATGTAGACGTAAAAAAGCCTGAGTCGTATTGCTCAGGCTTTTTTATGAGAAGTTTCATCGTAAAACAATCTCGAATATGGCGTCCCTACGGGGATTCGAACCCCGGTTACCGCCGTGAAAGGGCGATGTCCTAGGCCTCTAGACGATAGGGACAAATGAGGCAAACCTTTGAATTTAGAAACTAAACCATTAATTTAATGGCGACCCTACGGGGATTCGAACCCCGGTTACCGCCGTGAAAGGGCGATGTCCTAGGCCTCTAGACGATAGGGTCGTTTCAGAGGTGGGCGTATATTAGGGTGAATATGGAAAAGTGTCAAACCTTTTTCTGCAATAAAAACTGAAATAATGTTTAGATGTTTAAAAACACAGCAATATTGGAAAATTGCTTAAATTATGAAGAATTTTCCACCATTTTTTTAGCCATATAAATTGAAAGTACGTTCACAGTTCCAACTTTCAGCTATATCCTGAAATGAAGTTATTTTAATAGCATCCAAAGGCTTGGATTGATGTTGATATGTTCATTGATGTACTTTTCCTTGAGATTCAAGGGTGGAAATAAAAAAGTGCAGTCGATTGCTGCACTTTTTTGCTATTGCTCAGAATGAAACCTTATGAGATTTCATTCTTATTTTTATAGAGTAAGGCATAGCTAATATAACAAGCGATGATAAAGATCATACAGCAAATAAAACCAACAACCATTTCTGGGTCAAATACCATGCTGATACAGGTAATTAAACAGAAGATAAAGCCAAGAATCGGTACGATGGGGAATAATGGTGCAGCAAAGCCAAGTTCAGCTTTAGTATGACCTTGTTTGTACCATTCGCGTCTAAAGTTAAATTGGCTAAGACAAATACTCATCCAGACAACGACCATGGTAAATGCAGCGACACCGAGTAAGTTCTTAAAAATTGTTTCAGGTGCAAATTGCTCTGAAAGCAAGCCAGGTAAAGCACCAAACATTGTCACAATGACTGCGATGTAGGGGATACCACGTGCATTGACTCTAGAGAATATGCTTGGAAGCTGCTTCTTGGCTGAAAGTGACCACATCATGCGTGAGGCAGCAAATAAGCCTGAATTGGCAGCAGAGAGTAAAGCAGTAATGATCACAAAGCGAATAATATCTTCTGCGTATGGAATCCCAATATGATTAAACACGGTAACGAATGGACTACTACTGACGCCATGCGCGTCTAAACCTGCCATCTCATGTGGAAGTAATGCACTGATGACAATAATTGTACCGACAAAGAAAATCAGTAGACGCCAAATTGCAGTATTGATTGCTTTGGGTACATTTTTAGCAGGGTCTTCAGTTTCACCAGCTGCAACACCGATTAGCTCTGTACCAGAGAAGGCAAAGTTCACAATGAGCATGGTGGTGAATATTGGGAATAAGCCTTGAGGGAACCAACCCGCAGCAGTGAGGTTGCTAAATAATGGGGCTGTTTCTTGACCTTGATAATTCACAATACCAAAAATCGCCAATAAACCAATCAAAATAAAAGCAACGACAGTGATCACTTTCACTAGGGAGAGCCAAAATTCAGACTCAGCAAACCATTTGGTAGAACTCATATTTAAGCCAAAAACGATTGCGGCAAAAATAATGGTCCAGAGCCACATCGAAATATGTGGAAACCATTCCTGCATCAGCAAGGCAGCAGCAGTGAATTCTGTACCTAAAGTGGCAGACCAAGTTAACCAATATAGCCAAGTGACGGTATAACCTGTACCTGGACCGATATATCTGGAAGCATAGGTGCCAAATGAGCCAGATTCAGGCATATGTACAGCTAACTCACCCAAGCACAGCATCACCATATAGGCAATAATCCCACCAAGGATATAGGAGATAATTGCACCAATTGCGCCAGTTTGGGCAATCACTTCACCAGAACCTAAAAAAAGTCCTGTGCCAATCGCACCACCAAGCGAGATCATCACCAAATGGCGTGTCGTCATTGCACGTTTTAGTGGCGATGATGTAGGGGAGGCATCATGTGGATGAGGTGATGGCTGCATAAGTTTCGAAGTTAAATAAAACGAGAAGCGCGATATTTTAGTCCAATTGATAAATAGTGCAATGACTGCGTGGTTTTTATGCTAAATAATCATCACTATAAATGTATGCTATATAATTTTATTTTTAAAAATAAAGAAAAAACATATAGATAGTTTTTGAGTTTGTTGTAAATGCTTTGGAGAAATCACTAGATATAAAAAAGCCTAAGTCGTATTGCTCAGGCTTTTTGATGAGATGTTTCATCGCGAAACAATCTCGAATATGGCGTCCCTACGGGGATTCGAACCCCGGTTACCGCCGTGAAAGGGCGATGTCCTAGGCCTCTAGACGATAGGGACGTTATGAGGTGATGCGTATATTAATGATAAATATCTTTATTGTCAAAATAGATTTATCAATAAATGTGTTATTTGTTTAATAATCAATCGAATAAGTGTGTTGTTCATTTTTTTATAGGCTTTAAGCAGATGTAATTGAATGAGGGGATAGCAAATAAATCAAAAAATAAAGTTGGATAATTTAAATTTTCTGATTAAAATTTGGTGCATTAAAAAAATGAACGCAGAAAAAATAGAAATGAATGCATTTGATCAATATATTCAAAAGCTTGAATATTACCCAAGTCAGTTAGATATTGATGAAAATATTTTTAGATACTTTATGCAACTTGAACGTGCGCCACAATTTTTTTCTATATATGACAAGGTATATGTAGTACCTGCACTTTTTACCCATTCCGATTTGATTCAGATGCTACAGGCAGAACCGTTTAAACGTCGTAAAATACCTGAATATATTTTAGAGTCACCTGAAAATTATAAGTTGAATATTTTGAGTGTGTTTAAAGTTTATACAATACTTCAAGGGTTTATTAATAAAAAAGTTGAACTGAGTCAGCAAGTATTAGTAGCTTATTCAGGTTTGGAATCTTATTTTAAAGACTTGTTAAAGGCACCTGAAAAGCAAGATTTAAGAGCGAATAAAAGAAAACCAAGCGATCAGGAGGGTGTTGAGCCTGTCATTCGGACCAAAAGTAATTCTGGTTTGCTTATTTTCTTATGGATCATTTTTGCAGTTTCAGCACTTTTAATGATTTTTGTTTCAGGTATTTTACGATTGATTTTTCAAGGTATTGTTTTTATCTTGGCGATTATTCTGTCTAAGACGATGCTCACTGGTTCAGCGGAACCTGATTTTGAAGATTCACAAGTCATTCAAGATGTATATTTGCAAAATTTAGATTATTTTTTTGAAAATGCAATGTTGAAACAAAAGAACTCACCATAGGGCGAGTTCTTTATGCTTATATTTAATTTTTTTGATGATACAACCAATAGTAAGTTGCATAACAGGCTGCCATAAATAACAAGCAACCAATAAACCCAGACAACATTTCAGGATCTGCTGCCATACTGAGTCCTGTTGCGGTACAGGTAATAAAACCAAGAATAGGAACCAATGGATACCAAGGCGTTTTAAATTTTAAATCGGCTAAAGTTTTGCCACCGGCGAGCCATTTGCGACGGAAATTAAATTGGCTCCAACAGATACTCATCCATACAATCACCATGGTAAAAGCAGCAACCCCTAGTAGATTTTTAAAGATGACATCTGCACCAAACTGTTCAGACAATAATCCAGGTAAACCGCCAATCATGGTCACAAGAATCGCAATGACAGGTGTGCCAGATTTGGTTAATTTTGAAAAGATTTTCGGTAATTGTTTCTGAACAGAGAGCGCCCACATCATACGAGAAGCCGCATATAAACCAGAGTTTGCTGTAGAAAGTAGGGCGGTGATAATCACAAAACGCATAATATCTTCAGCGTATGGAATCCCAATCAAGTTAAACACAGAAACGAAAGGGCTATTACTAATGCCTTCGCCATGTGCTGCTAAACCTGCATCTTGGTATGGAAGCAGTGAACTGATCACAATGATCGTTCCTACAAAGAAGATCATCAGACGCCAAACAGCAGCATGAATCGCTTTGGGGACATTTTTTTCAGGATTTTCTGTTTCACCTGCCGCAATCCCGATCATTTCTGTACCGTTAAACGCAAAATTCACAATCAACATGGTGGCAAAAATCGGGAATAACCCATTGGGTAACCAACCATGTGAGGTTAAATTGCTAAATAAAGGTGCAGATTCATAACCATGAAAAGGAATCAAACCAAAGATCGCTGCAAGCCCCAGTAGGATAAAGACCAGCACGGTCGCCACTTTGACAAATGAAAGCCAAAACTCAGACTCAGCAAAGAAGCGGGTTGAAGTCAGATTAGAAATGAGTACGGCAACAATAAAGACCAGCGTCCATAACCAAATAGATGTGGTGGGAAACCATTCCTGCATCAGCATCGCAGCAGCAGTGAATTCTGTACCTAATGTTGCTGACCAACCCAGCCAGTACATCCAAGACACCATATAGCCTGTGCCTGGACCAATATTCCGAGAAGCAAATGCACCAAATGAACCTGTCACAGGTTGGTTAACAGCAAGTTCACCAAGACACAGCATGACCATATAGGCGATTAAGCCGCCGATGATATAAGAAATGACTGCACCGATAGGCCCTGCTTGTGCAATCACTTCACCAGAACTTAAAAATAAACCAGTACCAATGGCACCACCTAAAGACAGCATAATCAGATGACGTCTGGTCATGGATCTTTTTAAGACAATAGACTGTCCATCAGCATGATTGTCGAAATTTGACTGCTGATTTGATTGATCGGGAGATTGCATAGAGATGGAGAAACAGTTTTAAAGCATTATTTTAAAGGAAAACGTGAAAATTCACAAAATAAAATATAGAAACAGAGATGAAAGTCTAAGAAAACTAAATATTTATAAGGTAGTGATAGGGAGTGAGGAATTTGAGTAATTATAAAATAGATGGCGTCCCTACGGGGATTCGAACCCCGGTTACCGCCGTGAAAGGGCGATGTCCTAGGCCTCTAGACGATAGGGACGTTTAGAAGATGGCGCTATCTTATTGATCCGCCATCAAAGTGTCAAGTAAGTGTGGAGCGAGTTTGTTCAAAATATAGCAAAACAGTTCAGCCGTTTTTTGTGTGTCATATAAAGCAGAGTGTGCTTCATGACCATCAAACTCAATTCCTGCTTGAATACATGATTTTGCTAATACAGTTTGACCAAACATTACCGCACTCAAAGTCACTGTATCAAATACAGAAAAACTGTGAAAAGGGTTTTGATTTTTAGTACCAGTACGTGCGATGGCAGCTTTTAAAAAGCCTAAATCGAAGTGTGCATTGTGCCCAACCAAGACTGCATGGGTGCAGTGCTGCGCACGACGCACTTCATTCACAGCTTTAAACATGCGCTTCAGCGCAGATTTTTCATCTTCTGCCATCGCAACACGCATTGGGTTAAATGGATCTACACCGATAAAATCCAATGAACGACGATCTAAATTCGCACCTTCAAATGGGTTGATATGCGCATGATGCGCTTCACCTGGTACAAATTTTCCATCAGCATCATAGACAATGGGGATGCATGCTATTTCTAGCAATGCATCAGTATCCGCATTAAAACCTGCTGTTTCTACATCAACAACGACGGGTAAAAAACCACGAAAACGTTGTCCAATCACAGGTAATGTTTCAGTTGTCACACCTTTCTCCATTGAATGGTTTTTCCAGCATAGAGCGGGATAATTTGTTCACCATTCAAATAATCTAAACTTTCAGGAATAACCTGATCTTCTTTGACAAGAGTAATCTTATTTGTGTTGCGAGGCAAACCATAGAAGTCTGCACCGAACATACTTGCAAAGCCTTCTAGGCGTTCGATCTTACCCACTTGGTCAAATGCTTGCGCATAAAGCTCAATCGCTGTTGGTGCGCTATAACAACCTGCACAACCACATGCATTTTCTTTGGCATTTTTAGAATGTGGCGCACTATCCGTTCCAAGGAAAAACTTAGGATTTCCACTGGTTGCAACTTCAAGTAAAGTTTGCTGATGAGTTTGACGTTTTAAAATAGGTAAACAATAAAAGTGCGGTTTTACACCACCCACCAGCATATCATTACGATTAAATAATAAATGTTGCGGAGTAATCGTTGCAGCAACATTACGATCTTGTTCAAGAACAAAATGTGCTGCTTCACTGGTGGTAATGTGTTCTAAAACTAATTTTAATTTTGGAAATTGACGTAATAAAGGTGCAAGCACTTCATCTAAAAAGCGTTTTTCACGATCAAAAATATCGACATGATTGTGAGTGACTTCGCCATGCAACAATAACGGAACTTGATGTTCTTCAAGTTGTTCAATTACAGCATAGACTTTACGAATATCGCTTACACCGTTGTCAGAGTTGGTGGTTGCACCAGCAGGGTAGAGCTTAATCGCGTTTACATGTTCAGATTCTTTAATTTTACGCACTTCAGTCGGTGAAGTTTGATCGGTAAAATAAAGCACCATACGCGGGTCAAACTGAATACCTTCAGGAACATGCGCCATGATACGTTCACGATAGGCATTTGCCTCTTCAACCGTTTTAACAGGTGGAACCAAGTTCGGCATACAAATTGCGCGAGCAAATTGTTTGGCTAAATCAGGAACTGTACGTTGTAAAGCAAGACCATCACGGAGGTGAGCATGCCAGTCATCTGGCTGAAGCAAAGAGATCGTATTCAAGGCAATTCTTACTGACAAATAAAAGAGATAATAATCCATTACACCTTAAAATGATAACAGCAATTTCTAATCAATAAGCAGAATTAAATGATTAAAAACAGCCCTAAAGCCTATAATTTATGCAATCTGGTTATGTTACTGTCATATTAAAGTGTTAATGATTACATTTATAAAATCATCTGTAGAGTCAATAATAGAATGAAATATACAGTTGAGTATAAAAAACATAAATTTAATTGCGTAATAATAATTTGTGCTATTGCATATTTTTGTTAAAAAATGATAATAGCATCATGTAAAGGTTCTATTTACGTACTGTTTTGGTGATTAAATTATTCAGTTATGAGGTAGAATGTTATTGATTTTAATTTATTTAAAAACAGTAATTTAAACATGCTTTAGCGTGTTGTAAATAAGTTTAATTAATAAATATTAAATCAATTATAATATTTAGTCATAAGCGAGTTTAATATGGGCAAGTTTCTGCCGAACTTTATTTGTATCATCTGCCTTGTTGGGTTAAATATTCAAGTCCAAGCATTTGCGAAACAAAATAAGAAAACTGAAAATAATCAAGAATCTATTTCTGTAAATTCAAAGCAAGATTGGTCTTTGAATGGTATAAATACAGCAAATTGGTCTGCTCATTTAGGGCGCGGACAATTTCCTGTTTATGCACGTGCACAAGTCATGTTGAATAATCTGCATGCCTCACCTGGCGCAATTGATGGAAAAAGCGGGAAAAACTTTTTAAAAGCACTTGCAGCATATCAGCAGATCCAAGGGTTGCCGATTAGTGGTGAATTAGATAAACAGACATGGGATAGTTTACTTAAAAATCAAAAATCTGCTGCGTTTGCTGCTTATCAGATTAGCGCAGAGGATATTAAAGGCCCTTATGCAAAAGCAATTCCGCGAAATTATGCTCAACAAGCAAAAATGAGAGGGCTTTACTATACGCGGGTCACTGAAATGCTCGGTGAGAAGTTTCATATTGATGAAGACTTTTTAAGGCAGATCAATCCTAAAGCGAATTTTAGAAAAGTCGGTGAGACGATTAATGTACCTATCGTTCGCAATGATCTTCCTCAAGATATTTCTTTAATTATTGCGCATAAGCCAGCTCGACAATTATATTTATATAATCATTTAAATCAAATGATTGCTTCATTCCCTGCAACTATTGGCGCATCGGGTACACCATCGCCCAAGGGGACACATAAAGTGATTAAAGTTGCACCTAATCCAGTATATATGTATAACCCGAAAAACTTTGTACAAGCGGGGAATAAGAAGAAGTTATCGTTGCCACCTGGACCTAATGGACCTGTGGGGAATATGTGGATTGCATTAAGTAAACCGACATTTGGTATTCATGGAACACCAAATCCATCGTCAATTTCAAAAACAGCCTCTCATGGTTGTATTCGTTTGACCAATTGGGATGCCAATGATTTGGGGCGTAAAGTGCAAGAGGGCGCTGTCGTCAGATTTTTAGATTAATTGGATTCACCTGAGTAGCAGCATACTTAAAAGGCTATCCATGTAAATGTTTAGCCTTTTATTTGTTTAGAACGTTCTCCTTAGCATGTAAAAGGTGAGTCAAATATCAAATTTATACACAAGATACTGAATTTATTCGTTATGATTAATTTTATATTTACACTTAAAAGATGATTATTGCATGAGCACAGAAAAAAAATTATCGACTCAAGAAGTGATAAGACTCGAACGTGATTTGGCTAAATTTGCCAATATGATGGATTCAGTGGTTCGGATTCCATTTACCAAGCAAGGGGTCGGTGCAGATGCCGCACTCAGTACGATTCCTGTTGCTGGAGATATTGCTGGTTTTGCTATGACTTGTTATGCCGTATATAAAGCCAAGCAAATTGGGGTACCCCAAGAAAAATTGAATGGCGTACTAAAATTAGCGGTGATGGATGGCATCGTAGGGTGTATTCCAATTGCTGGAACTTTGTTTGATATTTTTATTCGCCCTAGTCGTAAAGCTTTGGACGTCGTACATGAACATATTCGGAATGAATATCAAATTCGGAGTGATGATCATGTGGTACATCCATTTCTGCATGAAAAATTAGAACAAAAACAACAAACTTCGGCTTTCTGGAGAAATCCAGTAGTGGCGTGGTTATGGATTCATATTCCAGATATTTTTGGACTGATTGTTCTGGTCTTGATTGGGATTGCTATGTGGTTTGGTGTACAAATGTTGTGGGATTGGTATCAAAGCTTCCAGACAAAGTAGACGGTGATGAGTGGTTTTTATCGAAAATGGCGGATTTTAATTTTTGATTGACCTTGTAAATAACAAAGCCTCCATCTAGGAGGCTTTGTTGATTAAACTCTAAATATTTTACTTAAGGCAAATTCAATTGGCGTAAAGCTGCAACACGTTGTTCAATGCTTGGGTGAGTTTGGAATAAAGCAGCTAGGCTAAATCCTTGTTCTTTACCTTCAGCGATTGCGAAAGCTTTCATTTCTTTTGGCATTTGATCAGGCATTTCTGATTCAGCTTGTAAGCGTAACAATGCCGAAATCATCGCTTCTTTACCTGCCAATTGTGCGCCCGCTTCATCGGCACGGTATTCACGGTGACGAGAGAACCACATCACGATTGCAGAGGCTAAAATACCAAATACGATATCTAAAACCATAGAAATCACAAAGTATGCAATACCAGGGGCTTCACCTTCTTCACGTCCGAAGACATTGCGGTCGATAAAATCACCTGCAACACGTGCAAAGAACATGACAAAGGCGTTCACTACACCTTGGATCAGTGAGAGTGTCACCATATCGCCATTGGCAACGTGACCAATCTCATGTGCAAGGACTGCACGAAGTTCATCTTTGTTCATACGTTCCAATAAACCTGTTGAAACAGAAACGAGCGCATCGTTCTTATTCCAACCTGTTGCAAAGGCATTGGATTGATATGAAGGGAAGATACCAACATCTGGCATTTGGATACCAGCACGTTGAGAAAGTTGAGCAACCTCTTGTAATAACCAAACTTCAGCTTGGCTACGAGGAGCATTTGGATCAATTAATTCAGTGCCTGTCGTTTTAAGCGCCATCCATTTTGACATAAATAGGGAAATTAAAGACCCTACCATACCAAATACCAAACAGATGACCATCAGGTTGCCTAGTTTAAGACCGCCAGCGCCGTGGTAACTCCCAACACCTAATATAGATAGGATAAGGCCAGCTACAACCAGTACCGCGAGGTTGGTTAGCAAAAACAAACCAATCCGCATCATGGAATAAATCCTCTTTTAAAAATAGATAAGTGACTTATCAAAAATAAATCATGTTTAGGAATATGAGGTTTAGATGATTAAAATTCAAGAATAATTGGAAAAAACTATCCATGGAGTATTTTGAAGAATCAGCTGATTTGAATAGTTAGCCCTAAATATATTATTTATTTCGAATACGATAAAAAACGATTCTCTCATGAAGAGAAAATCGGAGCTTTTAAATGTATTGTTAAAAATTGTGAAAATTATAATTGATAGGTTTGTTTACCGATCATTGATTTAAATTAGATTTAGATAGAGTAAAACAAAACCTAAAGCATACGGATAATTCAAAAATCAGTTACTGATACTAATATTTGCAGATGCGCTCGCATGTGCGGTTGCGTATGAGCCTGCAGGTGCATCAGTATATGTACCATCCGACGAAACAATGATTGGGCGAGGGTTATATTTTACCTGTTGAATGTTTGAAGCATTATTGAGTTGAGGGCTACTTTCATTATTTGAACGAGTGTTTGAGTTACTATTTGGA containing:
- a CDS encoding YiiX family permuted papain-like enzyme codes for the protein MNRYLVLGLSFISAFAYSAPYKTGDIVFHTSKSAQSQVIQKATHSPYSHMGLIVNKQGQTWVLEAIQPVKYTPLKQWVDRGINKSYVVKRFKSGLTLSQQNKLVKDAEAYLNKPYDIYFEWNDDAIYCSEIVWKAYKGALGIELASLAQLKSFDLTDPSVKALMKQRYGQKIPLDEKVIAPSAIFNSKQLITVQ
- a CDS encoding amino acid permease; this encodes MQPSPHPHDASPTSSPLKRAMTTRHLVMISLGGAIGTGLFLGSGEVIAQTGAIGAIISYILGGIIAYMVMLCLGELAVHMPESGSFGTYASRYIGPGTGYTVTWLYWLTWSATLGTEFTAAALLMQEWFPHISMWLWTIIFAAIVFGLNMSSTKWFAESEFWLSLVKVITVVAFILIGLLAIFGIVNYQGQETAPLFSNLTAAGWFPQGLFPIFTTMLIVNFAFSGTELIGVAAGETEDPAKNVPKAINTAIWRLLIFFVGTIIVISALLPHEMAGLDAHGVSSSPFVTVFNHIGIPYAEDIIRFVIITALLSAANSGLFAASRMMWSLSAKKQLPSIFSRVNARGIPYIAVIVTMFGALPGLLSEQFAPETIFKNLLGVAAFTMVVVWMSICLSQFNFRREWYKQGHTKAELGFAAPLFPIVPILGFIFCLITCISMVFDPEMVVGFICCMIFIIACYISYALLYKNKNEIS
- a CDS encoding amino acid permease, producing MQSPDQSNQQSNFDNHADGQSIVLKRSMTRRHLIMLSLGGAIGTGLFLSSGEVIAQAGPIGAVISYIIGGLIAYMVMLCLGELAVNQPVTGSFGAFASRNIGPGTGYMVSWMYWLGWSATLGTEFTAAAMLMQEWFPTTSIWLWTLVFIVAVLISNLTSTRFFAESEFWLSFVKVATVLVFILLGLAAIFGLIPFHGYESAPLFSNLTSHGWLPNGLFPIFATMLIVNFAFNGTEMIGIAAGETENPEKNVPKAIHAAVWRLMIFFVGTIIVISSLLPYQDAGLAAHGEGISNSPFVSVFNLIGIPYAEDIMRFVIITALLSTANSGLYAASRMMWALSVQKQLPKIFSKLTKSGTPVIAILVTMIGGLPGLLSEQFGADVIFKNLLGVAAFTMVIVWMSICWSQFNFRRKWLAGGKTLADLKFKTPWYPLVPILGFITCTATGLSMAADPEMLSGFIGCLLFMAACYATYYWLYHQKN
- the rnt gene encoding ribonuclease T — encoded protein: MEKGVTTETLPVIGQRFRGFLPVVVDVETAGFNADTDALLEIACIPIVYDADGKFVPGEAHHAHINPFEGANLDRRSLDFIGVDPFNPMRVAMAEDEKSALKRMFKAVNEVRRAQHCTHAVLVGHNAHFDLGFLKAAIARTGTKNQNPFHSFSVFDTVTLSAVMFGQTVLAKSCIQAGIEFDGHEAHSALYDTQKTAELFCYILNKLAPHLLDTLMADQ
- the pyrC gene encoding dihydroorotase encodes the protein MNTISLLQPDDWHAHLRDGLALQRTVPDLAKQFARAICMPNLVPPVKTVEEANAYRERIMAHVPEGIQFDPRMVLYFTDQTSPTEVRKIKESEHVNAIKLYPAGATTNSDNGVSDIRKVYAVIEQLEEHQVPLLLHGEVTHNHVDIFDREKRFLDEVLAPLLRQFPKLKLVLEHITTSEAAHFVLEQDRNVAATITPQHLLFNRNDMLVGGVKPHFYCLPILKRQTHQQTLLEVATSGNPKFFLGTDSAPHSKNAKENACGCAGCYSAPTAIELYAQAFDQVGKIERLEGFASMFGADFYGLPRNTNKITLVKEDQVIPESLDYLNGEQIIPLYAGKTIQWRKV
- a CDS encoding L,D-transpeptidase family protein, whose amino-acid sequence is MGKFLPNFICIICLVGLNIQVQAFAKQNKKTENNQESISVNSKQDWSLNGINTANWSAHLGRGQFPVYARAQVMLNNLHASPGAIDGKSGKNFLKALAAYQQIQGLPISGELDKQTWDSLLKNQKSAAFAAYQISAEDIKGPYAKAIPRNYAQQAKMRGLYYTRVTEMLGEKFHIDEDFLRQINPKANFRKVGETINVPIVRNDLPQDISLIIAHKPARQLYLYNHLNQMIASFPATIGASGTPSPKGTHKVIKVAPNPVYMYNPKNFVQAGNKKKLSLPPGPNGPVGNMWIALSKPTFGIHGTPNPSSISKTASHGCIRLTNWDANDLGRKVQEGAVVRFLD
- a CDS encoding DUF4112 domain-containing protein: MSTEKKLSTQEVIRLERDLAKFANMMDSVVRIPFTKQGVGADAALSTIPVAGDIAGFAMTCYAVYKAKQIGVPQEKLNGVLKLAVMDGIVGCIPIAGTLFDIFIRPSRKALDVVHEHIRNEYQIRSDDHVVHPFLHEKLEQKQQTSAFWRNPVVAWLWIHIPDIFGLIVLVLIGIAMWFGVQMLWDWYQSFQTK
- the htpX gene encoding protease HtpX — encoded protein: MMRIGLFLLTNLAVLVVAGLILSILGVGSYHGAGGLKLGNLMVICLVFGMVGSLISLFMSKWMALKTTGTELIDPNAPRSQAEVWLLQEVAQLSQRAGIQMPDVGIFPSYQSNAFATGWNKNDALVSVSTGLLERMNKDELRAVLAHEIGHVANGDMVTLSLIQGVVNAFVMFFARVAGDFIDRNVFGREEGEAPGIAYFVISMVLDIVFGILASAIVMWFSRHREYRADEAGAQLAGKEAMISALLRLQAESEMPDQMPKEMKAFAIAEGKEQGFSLAALFQTHPSIEQRVAALRQLNLP